A region of the Pseudoprevotella muciniphila genome:
CGCCATTTTTTCGAGGAGCAGACGGTTTTCCCTTTGGTCGATAAAGAATCCCGTTTTTTGCCCTTTGGTCCAGTCGATATGGAATTTCAGCCCATACTCGATTGCTACGTTAACATCGGTTCCTCCTCTTATAAATCCGTCCTGCGGGTTGAGTGCCGCCTTGTAAGGTAGCGTTCCTTCGGATTTGTAATACACATTTTTGAGTTCGCCTCCATAGATGTCGATCAGTACATCTGCGATGATTTCTCTTGCATAGTGCATTCCTACGGCGTGAGCCTGCATGACAGCCGTGTCGTTATATATATCAATAATGAGCCCCGGGAGGGTGTCGCCTTCGCCGTGTACCAACCGGTAGGTGGTGTTCTGAGCATTTTCTGCGAGTTGCAGTTTTCGCCGCACATCGAGTGCTGCTTCGAGTTTTCTTTTCCAGAATACGGTGTTAATTTCTTCGTTTTGGAAAGAAAGGATTCTGACTGCGATTGACCCAATCTGGTAGAATCCCACTGCGAGGAAATCTCCGTTTTCGTCAGTAACGCTTACGAGGTCGCCTTCTTTCAGATTATCCGGCAAGGATTGTATCGCGCCAGAGAAAATCCATGGGTGAAACCGCTTCACACTGTCGGATTTTCCTCTGCGTAGTTTTATTTCGGGATAGGTCATGGTTTTGTCTTTATATTGTCTTCTTGCGGAAGTTCTATGATTTCGTAGTCTTTTGTCTGTTGCAGTTTTTTTATTTCCTCATATAGAAGCAAGCATGCATAGGCATCTGTTGCGGCATATACCTGTTGTGCCTCTGTCAGGACATCAGCCTCCCAGTTTGAGCGCTGTTTTGCCTTTGAGATTCTCATGTGGAAGAGGTTTGCAAAGAGGCGTTGCAGTCCCTGATCCTTCACTCCTATTCTTTTTACCTCGTCCTGCAGGTCAATCCATCCTTTAGGCTCAAAGTTGTTGATTCTGTTTAATGCTGCGATGTCGTCTTTCAGAGAGAGTCCCACTTTGATGATATCCGGATCTGCCATCACCTTAATAAGACTTGGGTGTAGCGGTTTCTTGTTTATACGGAAGAGGAAACAAATATTGTGCGTTGCAACTTGCAGCAATGCCGGTTTGTTCATTGGCCCCTTTGTAAATTTTGGCCTTGTTTCGGTATCTATACCTATTATTTTCTGCCTTTCGAGCAGCCGGCATGCCCTGCTTGTTTCGTAGGGCGACAAGACGAGCACTATTCTCCCCTCGAATGTAAACCTTGGGAGGTTTTCGGGAAACGATTTTGGTGTTTGTTC
Encoded here:
- a CDS encoding class I SAM-dependent rRNA methyltransferase, whose protein sequence is MTYPEIKLRRGKSDSVKRFHPWIFSGAIQSLPDNLKEGDLVSVTDENGDFLAVGFYQIGSIAVRILSFQNEEINTVFWKRKLEAALDVRRKLQLAENAQNTTYRLVHGEGDTLPGLIIDIYNDTAVMQAHAVGMHYAREIIADVLIDIYGGELKNVYYKSEGTLPYKAALNPQDGFIRGGTDVNVAIEYGLKFHIDWTKGQKTGFFIDQRENRLLLEKMAKDRKVLNMFCYTGGFSVYALRGGAQLVHSVDSSAKAIDLTRENVELNFPETDKHEAFAEDAFRYLEKMAGEYDLIILDPPAFAKHKDALRNAIKGYTRLNETAIRKIKKGGIIFTFSCSQAVNKDQFRLAVFTAAARTGRNVRILHQLHQPADHPINIYHPEGEYLKGLVIQVE
- a CDS encoding 3'-5' exonuclease; the protein is MKQLFEQTPKSFPENLPRFTFEGRIVLVLSPYETSRACRLLERQKIIGIDTETRPKFTKGPMNKPALLQVATHNICFLFRINKKPLHPSLIKVMADPDIIKVGLSLKDDIAALNRINNFEPKGWIDLQDEVKRIGVKDQGLQRLFANLFHMRISKAKQRSNWEADVLTEAQQVYAATDAYACLLLYEEIKKLQQTKDYEIIELPQEDNIKTKP